The Thermodesulfobacterium sp. TA1 sequence TCCCTAGACTTTCTATTTCAGAAGCCAGTTCTTTAGCTTTGTCTTCAGACCCTTTGTAGTTAATGATTACCTCAGCCCCTTCTTTAGCCAGTTGATAGGCTATAGCCCTACCTATACCTCTTGAGGCTCCAGTTACTAAAGCCACCTTTCCTTCAAGTTCCATTTTTATCCCCTCCTTTGTAAGGTTTTGGTGTTTATATAATCAGCCAAAATAAAACCTATGGTGGCTTCTTCTTCCATTGTTTGCTGAATATAGGTTAGGTCTTGATGCCCTAAATGTTTAGCCAATTTATCGCAAAAAAAGTTTCTGCAAAAAATAGGGGTAAGGATAAGAACGCAACCTTGCTCTCCTAAAAAAAGGCAGTCTTCTTCTCGGTTAGTGTTGAAATCAAAAGGAAGATTATAGATTTCGGAGAGAAGAAGGTTCAAAAAAAACTCAGCAGGGCTTAGCTTCCACTCTAATCCAGCCTTACAGCATTTCTCTCCGGAGAGCGCACAAGCCTTACAAAAAGCAAAAGACCCTTTTTCAACAAAAGCCTTTCTGGTTTTATCTATAGCTTCTTTTAATAAAGGAATTTTTCGTTGGATAAAAGGGTCTTTCTTTAGTAAATCTTTATTTTCATTATAATAATAAATTAAACGGGTAAAATAGGCTAAACTTTCTCTCATAAATTAAAATCCAAGTTTTTTCCGCTTACCTCATTTAAGACCAAACCTGTAAGCACTTTAGGATAAAAAAAGGTGCTTTTGTGAGGCATCCTTTTTCCCTGCAAAGCCACTTCTTTTAAGATTAAAGGAGAAAGCTCAGGAAAAATCACTCCGATATCCCCAGGCTTTAAGTTTTTTAAAACCTCTTCTACCTTAGATAAAAACCTAACCTGTTTTTTTTCTTTTAGAATTTCTTCGTCCATTTGAAAAGCCTCTTCCATTAGGCTTAAAAAATTGTAAAGGGTTAGGTTAGCCAGTACCGGGTCTTTCTGTTTGAAACGTTCATAGACTTCATCTTTTATTCTAAAAACCATGATCTTATCCTTTAAACACAGCCCAAATTCTCTTTCTTTTAGTTTAAAGAGGTTTTCCGAAAAGTTAATAGGTTCTACGCTCATTATTTTTTCTGTAAAATTTTCTAAGGACTTGAGAAACCCCTCTATATCGTCTAATCGATAAACCCTGTGGGTAGGAAGCATAAGTAGGTTAGGTTCTTCTATAGGGCAAACATACATGGCTATGTAGTTGTAGTCCTTTTGGTTGTTTTTTCTTAAAAGGTTTTCCATATATTCCTTATACCTAAGGGCGGTGGTGTATCGATGGTGTCCATCAGCTATGTATATTTTTTGGTCTTTAAGATAAGCAACCACTTCTTGAATAACTTCTAAATCAGAAACCTTATATAACCGATGGGTTTGTTCTTGATAAGAAACCTCATAAAGAAGGTCTGTTGGGTTATAAGACAAGGTTTTAAGGGTTGGGTCTTCATATAATCCGAAAACCTGACTAAACTGAAAACCTGTAGCTTTAAGTAGTTCAAACCGGTCTTCGGTAACCTTAGGGAAAACTTTTTCATGAGGTAAAACCACTCCTTCTTCAAAAGGATGTAGTTTAACCAACAAAATCCATCCCTTTCGCGAAAACATCATTTCTTTTTTGGGAAAAGAAAGTTCGTAAAAATACAGACAAGGTTGAGGTTCCTTTAAAAGGATTTGGGAGTTAATCCAGTTCTCTAAAAGGAGTTTAGCTTTTTGATAACTCTCAGGAAGCTCAAGATGAAAGATGTTGTAAGGACTTTTTTTCCAGTATAAAACCTTTTCTTCTTCGGTAACTACATCATAAGGCGGGGCAACTACCGCTTCTATGTTTACTTTTTGTGAGTTATACCTCCAGCCAAGAAAGGGAAGACATTCAGGCATGACCATAAACTCCTATAAAAATAGATTTCAAAAAGTTTCCTTAAATCTACCAAAAAAATCGGGTTTAGCAACAAGTTTAAGCAGTTTCCTCTGGGAAAAAAACAGAAAGGAATTAAATTTTAATCATGCTCAAAAAAAAATGGGGACAACATCTTTTGGTTTCTTCAGGGGTTTTAGAGCGTTTGGTTGAGCTTGCCGAAATAAAAGAAGAGGAAACAGTGGTAGAAATAGGACCAGGTACAGGAAACCTTACTAAAAAACTTCTTTCCACCTCTTTAAAGCGTCTTTATCTTATAGAGATAGACTCAGACATGATAACAAGGCTTAAGAATAACATAAATGACCCTCGGGTGGTTATTTTTAATGCAGATGCAACACGGTTTGATTTTGATACATTGGGAGAAAAAGAGCTTAAACTTATAGGAAACCTACCATATAACGTTGCCAGCCTTATCATAGAAAACACGGTTTATCATAAACATCTGGTTTATCAAGCTTTTTATATGGTACAAAAAGAGGTAGCCGAAAGGCTTATCTACCTTAAGTCTTGGCTTTCTATTTTTGTTAACACTTTTTATCAGGTGGAATACCTTATGAGTATCCCCCCAAAGTTTTTTATTCCTCCTCCTAAGGTAAACTCAGCCTATCTTCGTTTTATTCGCAAAGATTTTGAAGAGATAAAAGACCTAAAATATTATAAAAATTTTTTGGTAAAACTGTTTAGCCAAAAAAGAAAAATGTTAAAACATAAGATAGCTCCTGAATTTTTAGAAAGAGCCTCTATTTCTCCAGAAAAAAGGGTAGAGCAACTTAGCCTTTCAGACTTTATAGCTTTGTATCGAAGTTTTTCTCAGTAGACAATTTTTCTTCAGAGGTTTGATAAACCAGATTTTCTGAGGTTTGATTAGAAGGTGAAGATTTAGGGGTTGATCTTATTTTGTTGATAGCTTCTAAGTGGTCTTTATAAGTTACAGAAAAAATGTGGCTTCCGTTTCCTGAGGCTACAAAATAAAGATAGGGAACTTTAGCCGGGAAAATCACCGCCTTTATACTTTCTTCTCCTGGGTTGCCTATAGGGGTTGGGGGAAGGCCTGGATTCAAATAAGTATTATAAGGACTTTTTACAGTATAGTAGTCTTTATAGGTTAAACGTCTAAAAGATTTAAGAGCATAATTGATGGTAGGATCCGCTTGAAGGGGCATTTTCTTTTTTATTCTGTTAAGATACACGGCGGCGATTATCGGTTTTTCTGAGTTTAGATAGGCCTCTTTTTCCACGATAGAAGCTAAAATTATAACTTCCTTTAAGGATTTTTTTTGTTTGTTAGCGATTTCTTCATATTTTCTCCAATTTTTCCAAAAGTTCTCTACCATGGTTTTTATTACTTGACCTGGATGAGAGTTGCGATAAAAATAATAGGTATCAGGGAAAAGGTAACCTTCCAAAGTAGGGCCAGGTAAACCATATTGCTTAGCTGTCTGAGGATTTTCAGCCAATTTTAAAAATTCTTCTTTACTACAAATTTCGTTTTTTTCGAGTAGGTCTGCGATTTGCCAAAGGGTATAGCCTTCTGGTATGGTAACCTTTTTAGCTAAAACTTTTCCTTCTACTAACATCTCAAGGATTTCAGAAAGAGGCTGATTGAGATAAAAACCATATTCTCCAGGTTTAATTTTGTGATAATATCCTTTTCTAAAAGCTTCAAAACAAAACACTAAAGAACTTTTTATGACACCTTGTTTTTTAAGCTTTTGGGCTATAGTCCAAACCCCTTCTCCCTTTTTGATTTCTACTACTTTAAACTCTTTGGTAGGACCTTTTATTATCGGTTCTAAGCCTTCAAAATAATAACCTAAAAACCATACAAACAAAACGAGAAGAACTATTAATCCAGAAATTAACACCCATTTCTTTTTTTTATGTCTTGAGAACTTCATAATTAATGTTATCCTTTAAAGAGTTTCAGAAGGAGGAAAAGATGATAGACGAAAAAGCTTTAAAAATTTTAGAAAAAGAAGCCATGGAAAACCCTCATTCACCTTTTGCACAACATAAGTTAGCTATAGCTTACTTTAATTTGGGAAAATTACAAGAGGCTAAAGAGGCTTTTAAGCGGGTTTTAAAGCTTGACCCTTACCATTTTGAGGCTATGGTAAACCTTGGCATCATCCTCGCTCAAGAAGGGGAATTAGAAGAAGCTAAAAAGGCCTTTAGCTTTACCCTTAATTTTTATCCCAAATCTGTAGAAGCTTGGGTAAATTTAGGTCTGATAGAATTTCAATTGGGTAACCTGACAGAGGCAGAAAACTGTTATAGAAAGGCCTTGGAAATCAACCCAGAGTTTGTACCTGCTATGATAAATCTTTCTACCATTTTAATAGAAAAAGAACTTTTTGCTGAAGCTGTAGAGGTGTTAGAAAAAGGAAAAACCTTTGCTCCTCAAATGGCTACCCTTTATAACAACTTAGCAGTAGCGTATTATTATTTAGGAGATTTAAAAAAAGCTAAAGAAAATTTATTTGAGGCTAAAAAATTAGGTTATCCGGTAAGTCCAGAGTTTGAGGAGCTTTTATATGAAAAAGCCCGTTCCTAAGCCTCCTACTTGTCCTTTTTGTGGAAGGTTTATCAAAAAACCCGAATTTTTACCTATAGGACTTTCTGACTTAGAGGCAGGTGTTTGTGAATGTGGCAGTGTATATGTATGTGATGTAACCGGGCACAACAGAGGTAATGCCTTTATTGAGGCCCTTTTTCTTGCCACTGCAGGTGATTGGGACTTGATGTGGGAATTAACCTCTGAAGAAGATTATCAGGAGGTCTGGATAGAGGATTATGATTTAAAAACCCATACCATTCTTCCTATGCCAGTGAATCCAAGGGTGGTTTCTAAAGGAGCCCTTTGTTTTATAAAATTAGCAGAGGATATCAGAGAATTGAAACGACAAAAGTTAAAAGAAGTACTACAAAAAGAAAATGTTTTGAAAAAGGTTTCTCCTAAATTTCAAAAGAAACTTTCTAAACAGGAAGTAGAAACTTTATTGCAGAAGGAAGATTTTAACACCCTTGCCTCTTACATAATTTCTGAACCTTTAAACCTTAACATACTGCAAAAGTTTTTTTATCATCCAGACATAGTCTTTCGTAGAAAAGCAGTGGTTGCTTTGGGTAAGGCAGCTTCTCCTTTAGCCAAGGTTCGTCCAGAAAAACTTTTAGATTTTATCAAAAAACTTCTTTATGCTGCCGCAGACTCTGCAGCTTCTGCCTGGGGCGCTCTTGAAGCCGTAGGTGAAGTCATTAGAGAAACAGGAGATAGATATGCGATCTTTATAAAAAATTTGTTTGCTTTCCTAAAGTTTCCAGAATACCATCCTTACGTAATTTATGCCCTATATCGTATTTCAGAGAAAAATCCAGAGGTTTTAAAAAAACATAGCTATTTTTTGCTTTTAGACTTGATAGAAGGTTCTACTTCTGAAATTAAGGCTGTGATTTTAAAAATTTTTGCTAATCTAAAAGCTAAAGAAATTTCTCCTTATTTAAACCGAATAAATCCTGACGAGGAAGCAGAGATTTTTGACCATACAAAATTTGTTTATCAAAGAATAAAACTAAAGGAAATCATAGAACAGATAGAAAGGGGTTAACATGGAAAACAAAGAATTGCTTGAGAAAAGAAAAGAACTTTATTTTCAACAAATGGGGGTTTCAGAAAAGTTAAAACCTGGTTACGAGCTTTGTATAGAAGCTCATAAATGCTGGACAGAGGGTAGGGTTCTTGATACCATAGAACTTATGGAAAGAGCTTTAGAGTTTTTCCAAAAGCATGAGGCCTATAAAGAAATGGCTAATATATTAGACTTTTTAGGAGATGTTTATTATATGAGAGGAAACATAGAAAAAGCCCTCAGGTGTTATAAAGCTTGTTTAGATGTTTGTGAAACCGTAGAGGACGAGTTTAGCGTAGCAGTTATGGTAGAGAAAATTATACATGTCTATCGTACCAAAAACGAATATGATAAAATGTTGCCTTACCTTTATAGAAACTTAGAAATAGGAGAAAAATACAGGGACGCTCATAGGGCAGCCCGTGCTTTAGTAGGAATAGGGGATGCTTATCGATTTCAGAAAAATTTTGAGGCAGCTAAAGATGCATATTCTTTAGCTTATAAAATCTATAAAGGAATGGGGGCAAGAGAATTAGCAGAGAAGGTAAGAGAAGGCTTAGACCTTTTAGAAAAAGAAAAAAACAACCTTAAAAGGGATAACGAAGACTAATCTCCATAGCCAGGCAATTCTATATGGGTACAACTACCTGTAGCACAAGAATGAGATTCTGTAATCCTTGGTTTATCTGAAGAACTTCCTGAATCACTGATTATAGAATTGACCACACTTATCAACCTTTTTACCCTTTTACTTTTACATTTTTTACATTCAACCGAACTAAGCTCCTCTTTGTTTTTTAAAAATACCTCAAACTCCTCTTTACAGTCCTCACACCTAAACTCATATATTGGCATTTGAGATAACCTCCTATATTTTCGAATTTTTTTCTTTTTATTATAACAAAGATTTTAAGAAAGCCAAAACTTATTTAACACTACAGTATATTTTAACCCTAAGATAACTATGATCTTTAACCTCTCCAAGGATTTCTTTTATTACCACCTTTTGTCCCAAGTCTAACCTTAAAGAACTTAAAGGGAATAAAACAGCACTACATCTTTCATTTTCAATCTTAACCATGATCCCTTCAGGTGAATATTTTAAGTTGGTTATGGTGCCACCAATAGGGGCTTTTATAATACAAGGAGGAGTTAGGCTTAAGGTATGTTCTCCTAAGTTTAGAGGTTTTTCAGAAATAGGGTTTATAGCTTGAGAATAAGTTTGGTTAGAAAGTAAAGAAATCCTTAAAAATTCGTTTTTTTTGGCGATTAAGGCTTGTTTTTCTTGATCTAATTTGATAATTTTTTTAATTAAGACCTTCTCTAAAAATCGATTTAAAGGGTAGTCTTTTTCAGAATGAGCAACCTTAGGATGATGGTTTTTGATAAAGAGGTTTAAGTAAGCCCTTAATATTTCTTTTTTAGCGTTTTCTATGTTCGTAAGGTTTTTATCTATTTCTTTTATATCATGTAAAGAGGCTAATAAACGATTAGTTTGTAAAGCCATAAAAATAAAAAAAAGAAAGCTTAAAAAGGTAAAAAAACTTTTATATTTCATAACTCCAATAGCTTATCCAAACACTTATAAGAGGGATTAAAAACACTAAGAAAATAAAATAGAGACACCAATATAGAGAATAATCAAAGAAATTTGTTAAAAGAGGAAGTCCTATAATATTACTTAAAGTAGTAATTGCTAAATAAAAAAGCACAGAAGACCCAAAAAAGCCTAAGATTAAAAGTAGAAACAAAAGGCCAAACCGTATAGCTTTCAAAGAAAAAGCCTTACCTCCTAAAAGAAGGATGACTTTATACTGTTGATAAAGCAGGTTGTTTAAAAAAGTATTTAAAAAGAAGATAAAACCTAAATAAACCATAATCCAGCTAATCCAAAGCCCCAATATCCCTGTTTTAAGGAAGAGGCTTAGTTTTAAAAAGTTAAGGTACTTAGGATTATAGATTTCTAAATTATGGTTTATTTGGGCTATTGGTTTTAGTCGGTTTGCAAGTTCTACATAGTTTGGCAAAGAGTTGGGGTAAAGTTTTATCAGAAAAGGTAGATTTTCCTTAAGCTCTTCTTCGGTAAAAAGGGTGGTTATTTCCTCAGGAAGAAACTTCTGAGAAGTTTTTAAAAATTTTTCTGGATCGATTATTTCAATTTTTCCTATCAGAGAAAAAAAATTGTTTTGCAATTCCTTAACAAAAATTTCTAACTGGTGTGGATCTTTGGAATAAAAAAAAACATCTAAACTTATCTTGTTTTTCCAAGAGTTTTCTAATAAAAATAGCCCAAAATACAAATGGATAAGGATTAAAGAAAAAAGATTCCAAAAAAAGAAAAATAAGGTAACAAAAATGTAGTAAAACAACCCTTTCTTAAATTCTAATTTGGTTAAAAGTTTATACATTTTCTACCAGCCTTCCCATTTCTAATCTGATGGTCCTGCCAGGGTTAAGTTGTAAAATAAGAGGGTCGTGGGTAGCAAGGATGATAGTTTTTCCTGCCTGTTGGTATTCTTTAAAGAGTTTTATAGTCTCTTTTACACTTTCAGGGTCAAGATTACCTGTAGGTTCATCGGCTATAAGCAGTTCTGGATCTCTAATTATAGCCCTTATTATACCTACTTTTTGCTGCTCCCCTCCAGAAAGTTCTTTAACCTTTTTAAAGGCTTTAGGGGCAAGGTTAAACCTTTCAAGATAGTTTAAGATATAAAGCTTAGGTTTAGGCACTTT is a genomic window containing:
- a CDS encoding DUF1015 family protein — protein: MPECLPFLGWRYNSQKVNIEAVVAPPYDVVTEEEKVLYWKKSPYNIFHLELPESYQKAKLLLENWINSQILLKEPQPCLYFYELSFPKKEMMFSRKGWILLVKLHPFEEGVVLPHEKVFPKVTEDRFELLKATGFQFSQVFGLYEDPTLKTLSYNPTDLLYEVSYQEQTHRLYKVSDLEVIQEVVAYLKDQKIYIADGHHRYTTALRYKEYMENLLRKNNQKDYNYIAMYVCPIEEPNLLMLPTHRVYRLDDIEGFLKSLENFTEKIMSVEPINFSENLFKLKEREFGLCLKDKIMVFRIKDEVYERFKQKDPVLANLTLYNFLSLMEEAFQMDEEILKEKKQVRFLSKVEEVLKNLKPGDIGVIFPELSPLILKEVALQGKRMPHKSTFFYPKVLTGLVLNEVSGKNLDFNL
- the rsmA gene encoding 16S rRNA (adenine(1518)-N(6)/adenine(1519)-N(6))-dimethyltransferase RsmA; the protein is MLKKKWGQHLLVSSGVLERLVELAEIKEEETVVEIGPGTGNLTKKLLSTSLKRLYLIEIDSDMITRLKNNINDPRVVIFNADATRFDFDTLGEKELKLIGNLPYNVASLIIENTVYHKHLVYQAFYMVQKEVAERLIYLKSWLSIFVNTFYQVEYLMSIPPKFFIPPPKVNSAYLRFIRKDFEEIKDLKYYKNFLVKLFSQKRKMLKHKIAPEFLERASISPEKRVEQLSLSDFIALYRSFSQ
- the mltG gene encoding endolytic transglycosylase MltG produces the protein MKFSRHKKKKWVLISGLIVLLVLFVWFLGYYFEGLEPIIKGPTKEFKVVEIKKGEGVWTIAQKLKKQGVIKSSLVFCFEAFRKGYYHKIKPGEYGFYLNQPLSEILEMLVEGKVLAKKVTIPEGYTLWQIADLLEKNEICSKEEFLKLAENPQTAKQYGLPGPTLEGYLFPDTYYFYRNSHPGQVIKTMVENFWKNWRKYEEIANKQKKSLKEVIILASIVEKEAYLNSEKPIIAAVYLNRIKKKMPLQADPTINYALKSFRRLTYKDYYTVKSPYNTYLNPGLPPTPIGNPGEESIKAVIFPAKVPYLYFVASGNGSHIFSVTYKDHLEAINKIRSTPKSSPSNQTSENLVYQTSEEKLSTEKNFDTKL
- a CDS encoding tetratricopeptide repeat protein — protein: MIDEKALKILEKEAMENPHSPFAQHKLAIAYFNLGKLQEAKEAFKRVLKLDPYHFEAMVNLGIILAQEGELEEAKKAFSFTLNFYPKSVEAWVNLGLIEFQLGNLTEAENCYRKALEINPEFVPAMINLSTILIEKELFAEAVEVLEKGKTFAPQMATLYNNLAVAYYYLGDLKKAKENLFEAKKLGYPVSPEFEELLYEKARS
- a CDS encoding DVU0298 family protein, whose product is MKKPVPKPPTCPFCGRFIKKPEFLPIGLSDLEAGVCECGSVYVCDVTGHNRGNAFIEALFLATAGDWDLMWELTSEEDYQEVWIEDYDLKTHTILPMPVNPRVVSKGALCFIKLAEDIRELKRQKLKEVLQKENVLKKVSPKFQKKLSKQEVETLLQKEDFNTLASYIISEPLNLNILQKFFYHPDIVFRRKAVVALGKAASPLAKVRPEKLLDFIKKLLYAAADSAASAWGALEAVGEVIRETGDRYAIFIKNLFAFLKFPEYHPYVIYALYRISEKNPEVLKKHSYFLLLDLIEGSTSEIKAVILKIFANLKAKEISPYLNRINPDEEAEIFDHTKFVYQRIKLKEIIEQIERG
- a CDS encoding tetratricopeptide repeat protein — translated: MENKELLEKRKELYFQQMGVSEKLKPGYELCIEAHKCWTEGRVLDTIELMERALEFFQKHEAYKEMANILDFLGDVYYMRGNIEKALRCYKACLDVCETVEDEFSVAVMVEKIIHVYRTKNEYDKMLPYLYRNLEIGEKYRDAHRAARALVGIGDAYRFQKNFEAAKDAYSLAYKIYKGMGARELAEKVREGLDLLEKEKNNLKRDNED
- a CDS encoding zinc ribbon domain-containing protein, with protein sequence MPIYEFRCEDCKEEFEVFLKNKEELSSVECKKCKSKRVKRLISVVNSIISDSGSSSDKPRITESHSCATGSCTHIELPGYGD
- a CDS encoding cell division ATP-binding protein FtsE, producing the protein MDLFRLERITKIYNPYFKALDITTFNIKEGEFLLLTGPTGAGKTTLLKLLYREEKPTEGEIFYKNLPYSKLNRSKFSEFRRNWGIIFQDYKLILDLTVFENIQISLYLSSKKVPKPKLYILNYLERFNLAPKAFKKVKELSGGEQQKVGIIRAIIRDPELLIADEPTGNLDPESVKETIKLFKEYQQAGKTIILATHDPLILQLNPGRTIRLEMGRLVENV